Proteins from one Procambarus clarkii isolate CNS0578487 chromosome 72, FALCON_Pclarkii_2.0, whole genome shotgun sequence genomic window:
- the LOC123749750 gene encoding general transcription factor IIF subunit 2-like yields MSQQSKMDLDITNCSRGLWLVKVPKYLGDKWADCAGHDVGKLKITKVPGKPPTITFKSSEHTLKDGKIPREHKVIYHSLKEMTLGVLSEPDLGSSSSDAAVSETQQLSFEGQVIHKLECQPVVDDYYINQKREAVKKAAQSLHTVKLIDRPLNGYKPISHHKHNVYLEQKKKAEGKTIRDDKDKVMELLFAAFEKHQYYNIKDLHKITRQPITYLKEILKDLCNYNVKNPHKNMWELKPEYRH; encoded by the coding sequence ATGAGCCAACAGTCTAAGATGGACTTGGATATTACGAATTGCAGCCGTGGGCTGTGGCTGGTCAAGGTACCTAAATATTTGGGGGACAAATGGGCAGACTGTGCTGGCCATGACGTTGGAAAGCTTAAGATTACCAAGGTGCCTGGTAAACCTCCGACAATAACCTTTAAATCTAGTGAACACACCTTGAAGGACGGGAAAATTCCTCGGGAGCACAAGGTAATTTATCATAGTTTAAAAGAAATGACACTCGGAGTTCTTTCTGAACCAGATCTCGGCAGCAGCAGCTCGGATGCTGCAGTTTCCGAGACACAGCAATTGTCCTTTGAGGGACAAGTCATCCACAAACTAGAATGTCAACCTGTAGTGGACGACTACTATATCAATCAGAAAAGGGAAGCTGTGAAGAAAGCTGCCCAGTCTCTTCATACGGTAAAGCTTATTGACAGACCCCTCAACGGCTATAAGCCTATTTCACACCATAAACATAATGTTTATTTAGAGCAGAAGAAGAAGGCAGAAGGCAAGACGATtcgtgatgataaagataaggtcatggagttgttgtttgctgcatttgaaaagcatcagtattacaatattaaggatctccacaagattacccgacaaccaatcacatatctaaaggagatcctgaaagacctatgtaactataatgttaagaatcctcacaagaatatgtgggaactcaagcccgagtaccgtcat